A stretch of DNA from Gimesia chilikensis:
TCGGGTTTCCACATGGTTTCTTCGATCCGCTGATCGATTTCCTCTGCGGTCAGGGAATCTGCGACTTCCGCATCAATGGCTGCCTGCGCGACAGCCCGGGCAATGGACCGGCCCACGTCGCGGATAATCGTCAGAGAAGGGAGTAGCGAAGCCGTCGGATCCTTGAGGGCCGGAGAGGCCTCTTTTAAGGCAAACGCTGCCGCCATGAACATGGAATCGGTAACCCGTCGCGCCCGGGAAGCCCGAATCCCCAGTCCCATCGCAGGGAAGATGTAACTGTTATTACACTGGGCGATTACATGGGTCACACCATTATATTCCACTGGATCGAAGGGGCTGCCGGTGGCGATGACGGCTTTGCCGTCCGTCCATTTCAACAGGTCTTCGGGTGTGGCTTCTGCCCGTGAGGTTGGATTCGAAAGCGGAAAGATGACGGGATGTTCTTCGTGGCTGGCCATTTCCCGGATAATCTCTTCGGTAAATGCGCCCGTCTGTCCCGTGGCGCCGACCAGGACGCCTGGTTTTGCATTGCGGACGACATCCGCGAAAGAGATCGCACCACTCACATCGCAGTCCCAGCCCTGGAGGTTCTCTGGTGACTGCGCGAGTCGCTGATGCAATTCATCCAGATCGCTTCTACCGGAATGCAGGAGTCCATCTCGGTCGATCACATAAAACCGGGCCTTTGCTTCATCCTCACTCAAGCCGGACTGAAGCATGGCCTGTTTCAACTGCAGACAGATGCCCACTCCTGCAGAGCCGGCCCCCAGCATCACGATGTTCTGGTCGGTGAGTTTTCCGCCGGCTGCTTCAATCGCTGCCAGAATTGTTCCCGTTGTGACCGCGGCGGTTCCCTGGATGTCATCGTTAAAGGTACACAGGTCATCCCGATATTTATCCAGAATTCGCTCCGCATCGACTGAAGCGAAATCTTCCCACTGCAGGAGTACGTCCGGAAACCGTTTCTTGACGGCCTGGACGAACTGATCGATAAAGGCATCGTATTCCGCCCCCTTGATGCGGTGTTCCCGCCAGCCGACATAGCGGGGGTCATCGAGGCGTTCTTCGTTGTTCGTCCCCAGATCGAGGAGAATCGGGAGTGTCTTGGCCGGATCAATCCCGCCACAGAGGGTATAAAGCGAGAGTTTACCGATGGGAATTCCCATCCCGCCGGCCCCCTGGTCGCCCAGTCCCAGGATGCGTTCCCCGTCGGTCACCACGATGACTTCGATATCCCGTTCGATATTTTCCAGGATCTCGTCCATTTGATCACGTTCGGGATAAGAAATGAAAATTCCGCGGGGACGACGATAAATGTGGCTGAACCGTTCACAC
This window harbors:
- a CDS encoding NAD-dependent malic enzyme; translation: MNSGRSTEEFSIQKRGHLLIEDPLLNKGTAFSDQERSQFGLVGLLPPHIDTLEEQVERSYEAFCDFQNDIDKHIFLRQLQDENETLYYRLLLEHISEMMPIVYTPVVGLACERFSHIYRRPRGIFISYPERDQMDEILENIERDIEVIVVTDGERILGLGDQGAGGMGIPIGKLSLYTLCGGIDPAKTLPILLDLGTNNEERLDDPRYVGWREHRIKGAEYDAFIDQFVQAVKKRFPDVLLQWEDFASVDAERILDKYRDDLCTFNDDIQGTAAVTTGTILAAIEAAGGKLTDQNIVMLGAGSAGVGICLQLKQAMLQSGLSEDEAKARFYVIDRDGLLHSGRSDLDELHQRLAQSPENLQGWDCDVSGAISFADVVRNAKPGVLVGATGQTGAFTEEIIREMASHEEHPVIFPLSNPTSRAEATPEDLLKWTDGKAVIATGSPFDPVEYNGVTHVIAQCNNSYIFPAMGLGIRASRARRVTDSMFMAAAFALKEASPALKDPTASLLPSLTIIRDVGRSIARAVAQAAIDAEVADSLTAEEIDQRIEETMWKPEYKSL